A window from Hypomesus transpacificus isolate Combined female chromosome 26, fHypTra1, whole genome shotgun sequence encodes these proteins:
- the LOC124487505 gene encoding C-type lectin domain family 4 member M-like isoform X2, translating to MDTKKVSQQRGRSPSRAAVVCLGLLCVLLLAGITGLGLHYQGFRGQCHAEVRDQQLRYSNLTADRDQLERERDRLENIYNTLTAERERLETSYNTLTAERDQLETSYNTLTADRDQLETRYNNLTAERDQLETSYNTLTAERDQLKTSYNSLTLERDQLENNNNTLIAERDQLKQKSDQLTERIRVLESPCPLGWWRFSSSCYHISTEAKSWAESRQDCKSKGADLVVIDSREEQAFLHIFGKRVWIGLTDSEKEGTWTWLDGKLINPSKFWADGEPNDSHQKGEDCAEFRFPPTKPLMSWNDLPCSLKFHAVCEI from the exons ATGGACACAAAGAAGG TCTCtcagcagagggggaggagccccTCCAGAGCTGCTGTAGTGTGTCTGGGTCTGCTGTGTGTTCTCCTACTGGCTGGGATCACTGGACTGGGCCTCCACT ATCAAGGGTTCAGAGGTCAATGTCATGCTGAGGTGAGAGACCAACAGCTCCGATACAGTAACTTGACCGCTGACAGAGACCAgctagaaagggagagagaccggCTAGAAAACATTTATAACACcctgactgcagagagagaacgGCTAGAGACCAGTTACAACACcctgactgcagagagagaccagctagaGACCAGTTACAACACCCTGACTGCAGACAGAGACCAGCTAGAGACCAGATACAACAAcctgactgcagagagagaccagctagaGACCAGTTACAACACCCTAAccgcagagagagaccagctaaagACCAGTTATAACAGTCTGACactagagagagaccagctagaAAACAATAATAACACCCTGattgcagagagagaccagttgaAGCAAAAATCTGACCAGCTGACTGAAAGAATCAGAG TTCTAGAAAGTCCATGTCCACTAGGATGGTGGAGGTTTAGCTCCAGTTGTTATCATATCTCCACTGAGGCTAAATCCTGGGCTGAGAGCAGACAGGACTGTAAGAGCAAAGGAGCTGACTTGGTGGTCATagacagcagagaggaacaG GCCTTTCTCCACATTTTTGGAAAACGAGTCTGGATTGGTTTGACTGATAGTGAGAAGGAGGGCACCTGGACCTGGTTGGATGGAAAACTGATCAATCCATCCAA ATTCTGGGCAGACGGGGAGCCAAATGACTCTCACCAGAAAGGGGAAGATTGCGCCGAGTTTCGCTTCCCTCCAACAAAACCATTAATGTCCTGGAATGATCTACCATGCAGTTTAAAATTTCATGCAGTCTGTGAGATATAG
- the LOC124487505 gene encoding C-type lectin domain family 4 member M-like isoform X1, whose protein sequence is MMKSDSVSQQRGRSPSRAAVVCLGLLCVLLLAGITGLGLHYQGFRGQCHAEVRDQQLRYSNLTADRDQLERERDRLENIYNTLTAERERLETSYNTLTAERDQLETSYNTLTADRDQLETRYNNLTAERDQLETSYNTLTAERDQLKTSYNSLTLERDQLENNNNTLIAERDQLKQKSDQLTERIRVLESPCPLGWWRFSSSCYHISTEAKSWAESRQDCKSKGADLVVIDSREEQAFLHIFGKRVWIGLTDSEKEGTWTWLDGKLINPSKFWADGEPNDSHQKGEDCAEFRFPPTKPLMSWNDLPCSLKFHAVCEI, encoded by the exons ATGATGAAAAGTGATTCAGTCTCtcagcagagggggaggagccccTCCAGAGCTGCTGTAGTGTGTCTGGGTCTGCTGTGTGTTCTCCTACTGGCTGGGATCACTGGACTGGGCCTCCACT ATCAAGGGTTCAGAGGTCAATGTCATGCTGAGGTGAGAGACCAACAGCTCCGATACAGTAACTTGACCGCTGACAGAGACCAgctagaaagggagagagaccggCTAGAAAACATTTATAACACcctgactgcagagagagaacgGCTAGAGACCAGTTACAACACcctgactgcagagagagaccagctagaGACCAGTTACAACACCCTGACTGCAGACAGAGACCAGCTAGAGACCAGATACAACAAcctgactgcagagagagaccagctagaGACCAGTTACAACACCCTAAccgcagagagagaccagctaaagACCAGTTATAACAGTCTGACactagagagagaccagctagaAAACAATAATAACACCCTGattgcagagagagaccagttgaAGCAAAAATCTGACCAGCTGACTGAAAGAATCAGAG TTCTAGAAAGTCCATGTCCACTAGGATGGTGGAGGTTTAGCTCCAGTTGTTATCATATCTCCACTGAGGCTAAATCCTGGGCTGAGAGCAGACAGGACTGTAAGAGCAAAGGAGCTGACTTGGTGGTCATagacagcagagaggaacaG GCCTTTCTCCACATTTTTGGAAAACGAGTCTGGATTGGTTTGACTGATAGTGAGAAGGAGGGCACCTGGACCTGGTTGGATGGAAAACTGATCAATCCATCCAA ATTCTGGGCAGACGGGGAGCCAAATGACTCTCACCAGAAAGGGGAAGATTGCGCCGAGTTTCGCTTCCCTCCAACAAAACCATTAATGTCCTGGAATGATCTACCATGCAGTTTAAAATTTCATGCAGTCTGTGAGATATAG